CTCCACGATGTCCTCCGGGTACGAGCCCCGGAGCACCGGGTCGAGGAACCACCGGTTGAACTGTCCGTCGATCCGCCGGGCGGCGTCGAGATCGGCGGGGTCCTGCGGATCGGCGGGATCCGCGACCGTCAGGTTGAGCGTGATGCCGCATTCCAGGGTGTCATCACGCTCGCGCAGGGCCTCGATCGTGCGTCCGTGGGCGAGCAGCAGGTGGTGGGCGGCCAGCAGTCCGTCGCCGGCGTCGTACCGGCCCGGGGCATGCGCACCCGCGGTGTAGGAGAGGAAGGACGAACACCACGGCTCGTTCAGCGTCGTCCAGTGCTTCACCCGGTCGCCGAGCGCGTCGTGCAGGGTGAGCCCGTACTCGACGAACCGGTCCGAGGTCTCGCGGACGGTCCAGCCGCCCTTCTCCTCCAGCGCCTGCGGCATGTCCCAGTGGTAGAGCGTCAGCCAGGGCAGGATGCCCGCCTCCAGGAGCTCGTCCACCAGGCGGTCGTAGAACGCGACCCCGGCCGGGTTGACCGCGCCGCCGTCCGGCCGCACCCGCGACCACGACGCCGAGAACCGGTAACTCTGCAGGCCCAGCTCGCGCATCAGCGCGACGTCCTCGGGGTACCGGTTGTAGTGGTCGCAGGCCACATCCCCGGTGTCGCCATTCACCACGGCCCCGGGAACCCGGCTGAAGGCGTCCCAGATCGAGGCGGTGCGGCCGTCGTCGAACGCGGCGCCCTCGATCTGATACGCGGCGGTCGCGGCGCCGAAGAGGAACTTCTCCGGGAAGGGTCGGGACATACGGGTCATCCTTTCACCGCACCCTGCATGATGCCGCTGACCAATTGCTTTCCTGCTCCGGCGAACAGGATCAGCAAGGGGATGGTCGACAGCAGCACACCTGCGAGCACGATCGAGTAGTCGACGAAATGGTTGGACTGGAGCAGCGACAGGGCCACCGGAAGGGTCGGGTCCTGCCGGTCGAGCACGATGAACGGCCAGAAGAAGTTGTTCCAGGCCGAGACGAAGGTGAAGAGCCCGAGCATCGAGGCAGCGGGCCGGGCGGCCGGCAGGCCGATGGTCCAGAAGGTGCGGAAGGAGCTGGCCCCGTCCATCCGGGCCGCTTCGATCAGTTCATCGGGCACCGCCTGCTGCAAGTACTGGGTCATCCAGAACACCCCGAAGGCGCTCACCAGCGCGGGGACGATGATGGCGCCCGTCTTCCCCGTCCAGCCGAGATCGTTGAAGAGCACATACAGCGGGACGACACCCAACTGAGTCGGCACCGCCATGGTCCCGACGACGAACGCGAGCAGCCACCCACGCCCACGGAAGCGGAGCTTGGCGAACGCCCAGCCGGCGAGCGTGGAGAAGAACACCACGGAGAGCGCGATCAGCGCCGAGGTGAAGACCGAATTCCACAGGGCCTTCCAGAAATTCAGGGCGGGGTCATTGACCACGGTCAGGGCGTTGGAGATGAAATTGCCGCCGGGGATCCAGGACATGTGAGGGTCGCGGAGCGTGTAGGCGTCCCCCGAACCGATCAGGAACGACCAGTAGAACGGGAAGACGCTCCCGGCCAGCACGAGACCGAGACACCCGTACACGAACCATCCGGGGCGGGTGCCGCGGACGCGTTTGGGGCGCTGTGAGGCGGGCGAGGTGAGCGCCGTCGTCGTGCTGCGGTCGCGGGCGGCGGCGCGTGTTGCGGTGGTCATCGCTGGTCTCCGTCCGTGCGCACCAGGGCGCGGGTGATGAGCATGTTGATCGCCCCGATGACGAGCACGATGAGGAACAGGAGCCAGGCCAGGGCGGCCGCACGTCCGAAGTTCCATTCGCCCCAGCCGATGTT
The nucleotide sequence above comes from Arthrobacter woluwensis. Encoded proteins:
- a CDS encoding carbohydrate ABC transporter permease, yielding MTTATRAAARDRSTTTALTSPASQRPKRVRGTRPGWFVYGCLGLVLAGSVFPFYWSFLIGSGDAYTLRDPHMSWIPGGNFISNALTVVNDPALNFWKALWNSVFTSALIALSVVFFSTLAGWAFAKLRFRGRGWLLAFVVGTMAVPTQLGVVPLYVLFNDLGWTGKTGAIIVPALVSAFGVFWMTQYLQQAVPDELIEAARMDGASSFRTFWTIGLPAARPAASMLGLFTFVSAWNNFFWPFIVLDRQDPTLPVALSLLQSNHFVDYSIVLAGVLLSTIPLLILFAGAGKQLVSGIMQGAVKG
- a CDS encoding glycoside hydrolase family 1 protein — translated: MSRPFPEKFLFGAATAAYQIEGAAFDDGRTASIWDAFSRVPGAVVNGDTGDVACDHYNRYPEDVALMRELGLQSYRFSASWSRVRPDGGAVNPAGVAFYDRLVDELLEAGILPWLTLYHWDMPQALEEKGGWTVRETSDRFVEYGLTLHDALGDRVKHWTTLNEPWCSSFLSYTAGAHAPGRYDAGDGLLAAHHLLLAHGRTIEALRERDDTLECGITLNLTVADPADPQDPADLDAARRIDGQFNRWFLDPVLRGSYPEDIVEDIRSAHPEAVTRWEAAVRDGDLAAVSTPLDWLGVNYYHGELVSGHAPGSANEQAPGGDAHVSRRTESPFPAADGVHWVERGLPRTGMDWEVQPDGLRRVLQRVAESAPGLPLYVTENGAAYDDELVDGRVPDSERTAFLRDHLGAVLEAIDAGVDVRGFFYWSLLDNYEWAWGYEKRFGIVRVDYETQERLVKDSGLEYRRIIAARAV